One genomic window of Thermodesulfobacteriota bacterium includes the following:
- the carA gene encoding glutamine-hydrolyzing carbamoyl-phosphate synthase small subunit: MKKALLVLEDGSVFEGYGFGAQGEVFGEVVFNTSMTGYQEILTDPSYNGQIVTMTYPQIGNYGVNEEDVESRRPFLKGFVVKEYWRTPSNWRSQGDLESYLDNYGIVGIEGIDTRALTKLIRSKGAQKAVISTEDLDSKSLLKKVHQSDGIVGIDLVTEVSCEDPYKWDEGPFKWEDDLSEVADPKFKVVAYDFGIKQNILRKLTEHGCDVTVVPSRTPPNEILALEPDGIFLSNGPGDPSAVAYAVESVRTLVGKKPIFGICLGHQILSLAMGAKTYKLKFGHRGANQPVKQLSSGKVEITSQNHGFAVDTQTISDDVEVTHINLNDDTIEGIKHKKHPAFSVQYHPEASPGPHDASYLFEEFIKLMKGDS; encoded by the coding sequence ATGAAGAAAGCACTCCTCGTACTAGAAGATGGCAGCGTTTTTGAGGGTTACGGCTTCGGAGCCCAAGGAGAGGTGTTTGGAGAAGTAGTTTTTAATACCTCAATGACAGGCTATCAGGAAATTCTGACAGATCCATCCTATAATGGCCAAATTGTTACTATGACCTATCCCCAGATCGGAAACTATGGGGTAAATGAAGAAGATGTTGAATCACGCAGGCCCTTTCTTAAAGGTTTTGTGGTAAAAGAGTACTGGCGGACTCCCAGCAACTGGCGCTCACAGGGAGATTTAGAATCATATTTAGATAATTACGGCATTGTTGGGATTGAAGGGATTGATACAAGGGCGCTTACTAAACTAATTAGATCCAAGGGCGCTCAGAAAGCAGTAATCTCGACTGAAGATTTAGATTCAAAGAGCCTTCTTAAAAAAGTACATCAATCAGATGGGATAGTAGGTATAGACCTTGTGACTGAGGTGAGCTGTGAAGATCCATATAAATGGGACGAAGGACCTTTTAAATGGGAAGATGATCTGAGCGAAGTTGCTGATCCAAAATTTAAAGTTGTTGCTTATGATTTTGGCATAAAACAAAACATACTTAGAAAACTAACCGAGCATGGATGCGATGTTACAGTTGTTCCTTCCAGAACTCCGCCGAATGAAATACTTGCTTTAGAACCTGATGGAATATTTTTGTCCAACGGCCCGGGTGACCCTTCTGCTGTTGCATACGCTGTAGAAAGCGTAAGAACTCTGGTTGGCAAAAAGCCGATATTCGGCATATGCCTTGGGCATCAGATACTAAGCCTGGCCATGGGAGCAAAAACCTATAAGCTTAAGTTTGGCCATAGGGGAGCAAATCAACCCGTAAAACAGTTAAGTTCGGGAAAAGTAGAGATCACATCTCAAAACCATGGTTTTGCTGTTGATACACAAACTATTAGTGACGATGTAGAAGTCACGCATATAAACCTAAATGACGACACCATTGAAGGCATTAAACACAAAAAGCATCCTGCCTTTTCAGTACAATACCACCCTGAAGCCTCACCAGGACCGCATGATGCGTCCTATCTATTTGAAGAATTTATAAAACTTATGAAGGGAGATAGTTAA